A stretch of the Parabacteroides timonensis genome encodes the following:
- a CDS encoding ABC-F family ATP-binding cassette domain-containing protein has product MITVNNLDVQFGKRILFQDVNMKFTPGNCYGIIGANGAGKSTFLRVISKQLDPTRGTVTLGPGERLSVLSQDHFAFDEHTVMDTVLMGHTTLWEVMSEKNALYEKPDFSDADGIRVSELEEKFAEMEGWNAESDAANLLSGLGIAEEYHYSMMKDLSGKQKVRILLARALFGQPDNLLLDEPTNDLDLETVGWLENYLSNSDHTILVVSHDRHFLDSVCTHTVDIDFNKLQMFAGNYSFWYESSQLALRQQQNQNKKAEEKKKELEEFIRRFSANVAKSKQTTSRKKMIEKLNIEEIKPSSRRYPGIIFTPNREPGNQILEVKGLTKSIEGKTLFKDLNFNVEKDDKIVFISRDPRAMTALFQIINGEEKPDAGTFQWGQTITTTYLPLDNAKYFDSDYNLIDWLSQFAGDTNEVFLKGFLGRMLFSGEELLKKVSVLSGGEKMRCMISRMMLTDANCLILDTPTNHLDLESIQAFNNTLQSFKGNVLFSSHDHEFIQTVANRIIELTPNGIIDKMMDYDDYITDPTVAELREKLYK; this is encoded by the coding sequence ATGATAACGGTAAACAATCTGGACGTACAGTTCGGCAAACGTATCCTTTTTCAGGATGTAAATATGAAGTTTACGCCGGGCAACTGCTACGGTATTATCGGCGCCAATGGTGCCGGAAAATCAACGTTCCTCCGTGTGATCAGCAAACAGCTGGATCCGACACGCGGTACAGTTACTTTAGGTCCGGGAGAACGTCTTTCGGTATTAAGCCAGGACCACTTTGCTTTCGACGAACATACAGTTATGGATACGGTCCTGATGGGGCACACCACACTGTGGGAGGTTATGAGCGAAAAGAATGCGCTTTACGAAAAGCCGGACTTCAGTGATGCCGACGGTATCCGTGTTTCGGAACTGGAAGAGAAGTTTGCAGAAATGGAAGGATGGAACGCCGAGAGTGATGCAGCCAATCTTTTAAGCGGCCTGGGGATTGCCGAAGAGTATCATTACAGCATGATGAAAGACCTGAGCGGTAAGCAAAAGGTACGTATATTATTGGCACGTGCGCTTTTCGGACAGCCGGACAACCTGCTTTTGGATGAGCCGACCAACGACCTCGACTTAGAAACAGTAGGCTGGTTAGAGAATTACCTGTCCAACTCCGATCATACAATCCTGGTTGTGAGCCACGACCGTCACTTCCTTGACTCCGTTTGTACACACACTGTAGACATCGACTTCAACAAGTTGCAGATGTTTGCCGGTAACTATAGCTTCTGGTACGAATCAAGCCAGTTGGCACTTCGTCAGCAGCAGAACCAGAATAAGAAAGCGGAAGAAAAGAAAAAGGAACTGGAAGAGTTTATTCGCCGTTTCAGTGCCAACGTAGCGAAATCCAAACAGACTACCAGCCGTAAGAAGATGATCGAAAAGCTGAATATCGAAGAGATCAAGCCTTCTTCACGCCGTTATCCGGGTATTATCTTTACACCGAACCGCGAACCGGGCAACCAGATTCTCGAAGTGAAAGGACTGACTAAAAGCATTGAAGGCAAGACCTTATTCAAAGATTTAAACTTCAATGTGGAAAAAGATGATAAGATTGTCTTTATCAGCCGCGATCCTCGTGCCATGACAGCTCTTTTCCAGATCATCAACGGGGAAGAAAAGCCGGATGCCGGTACTTTCCAATGGGGACAAACGATCACAACAACCTATCTGCCACTGGATAATGCCAAATATTTCGACTCCGACTATAACCTGATCGACTGGTTGAGCCAGTTTGCAGGCGATACCAACGAAGTATTCCTGAAAGGATTCCTTGGCCGTATGTTGTTCTCGGGTGAAGAGCTATTGAAAAAGGTGAGCGTATTATCCGGAGGTGAAAAGATGCGTTGTATGATTTCCCGTATGATGTTGACGGACGCAAACTGTCTGATCCTGGATACACCGACCAATCACCTGGACCTGGAATCGATCCAGGCTTTCAATAATACATTGCAGTCATTCAAAGGAAACGTACTGTTCTCCAGCCATGACCACGAATTTATTCAAACTGTGGCAAACCGTATTATTGAACTGACCCCTAACGGCATCATCGACAAGATGATGGATTACGATGATTACATCACCGATCCAACAGTAGCCGAACTACGCGAAAAGTTATATAAATAA
- a CDS encoding rod shape-determining protein: MGLFSFTQEIAMDLGTANTIIISGGKVVVDQPSVVALDRRTDKVLAVGEKARQMHGKTHENIRTIRPLRDGVIADFFAAEQMIRGLIKMINPKHRWFSPSLRVVVCIPSGSTEVEIRAVRDSAEHAGGRDVYMIYEPMAAAIGIGIDVEAPEGNMIVDIGGGTTEIAVISLGGIVSNKSIRIAGDDLTADIMEYMRRQHNVKVGERTAELIKINVGSALTFLDNPPEDYIVHGPNQMTALPMEVPVSYQEIAHCLEKSISKMEAAILSALEQTPPELYADIVRNGIYLAGGGALMRGLDKRLTDKINIPFHIAEDPLHAVAKGTGVALKNIDKFNFLIR, translated from the coding sequence ATGGGATTATTTTCTTTCACACAAGAAATAGCGATGGACCTGGGTACTGCGAATACCATCATCATCAGTGGTGGTAAAGTAGTAGTAGATCAGCCATCGGTAGTTGCCCTCGACAGACGTACCGACAAAGTATTGGCTGTTGGCGAAAAGGCACGCCAGATGCACGGAAAGACGCATGAGAACATTCGTACGATCCGTCCGCTTCGCGACGGTGTGATTGCCGACTTCTTTGCTGCAGAGCAGATGATACGCGGCCTGATCAAAATGATCAATCCGAAACACCGCTGGTTTTCTCCTTCACTCCGTGTAGTGGTATGTATCCCTTCCGGTAGTACAGAAGTAGAGATTCGTGCCGTACGCGACTCCGCCGAACATGCCGGAGGCCGTGATGTATATATGATTTATGAACCTATGGCCGCTGCAATCGGTATCGGTATTGATGTCGAAGCTCCCGAAGGCAACATGATCGTAGATATAGGCGGTGGAACAACCGAGATCGCTGTTATCTCGCTGGGAGGTATCGTATCCAATAAATCAATCCGTATTGCCGGTGACGACTTGACGGCTGATATTATGGAATATATGCGTCGCCAGCACAACGTGAAGGTAGGCGAACGTACGGCCGAATTGATCAAGATCAATGTAGGTTCAGCATTAACGTTCCTGGATAATCCTCCTGAAGATTATATCGTACACGGTCCGAACCAGATGACTGCTCTTCCGATGGAAGTTCCTGTTTCTTATCAGGAAATCGCGCACTGTCTGGAGAAATCTATCTCGAAGATGGAAGCTGCTATCCTGAGTGCATTGGAACAGACGCCTCCTGAACTGTATGCCGATATCGTACGCAACGGTATCTATCTGGCCGGTGGGGGTGCCCTGATGCGCGGACTCGACAAACGATTGACAGATAAGATCAACATCCCGTTCCATATCGCTGAAGACCCGTTGCATGCGGTAGCGAAAGGTACAGGTGTAGCGTTGAAGAATATAGATAAATTTAATTTCCTTATTCGATAA
- the mreC gene encoding rod shape-determining protein MreC, translated as MRKLLDFLVRKRHWFLFVLLEIVSVMLIYRNSAYQRNIIFSSANVLTGHIASVSGYVRSYLDLREINKELLERNGQLEMDLLELQDRLDMMMADTVNFAGFAPDSIEQFQYSFILAEVANNSVSHLSNYITVNKGRKDGIAPDMGVVSERGVVGIVSTVADHFSVVIPLLNPKSRLSCKVLGSSYFGSLSWDGRNTRYANLEELPRHVEFQKGDTIVTSGFSSVFPAGIIVGTVADFEKQHDDNFFTLKVELATDFQSLNNVRIIKNFNQEEQIRVEQEARRND; from the coding sequence ATGCGTAAACTGCTGGACTTCCTGGTAAGAAAGAGGCATTGGTTTCTGTTTGTTTTGCTTGAGATTGTTTCGGTAATGCTGATTTATCGCAATAGCGCATATCAGCGGAATATAATCTTTAGTTCTGCAAATGTATTGACAGGACATATTGCTTCTGTTTCCGGTTATGTTAGATCCTATCTCGACCTGCGCGAGATAAACAAGGAATTGTTGGAAAGGAACGGGCAACTGGAAATGGACCTGTTGGAGTTACAGGATCGGCTGGATATGATGATGGCCGATACGGTGAACTTTGCCGGGTTTGCTCCCGACTCGATCGAGCAGTTTCAGTATAGTTTTATCTTAGCGGAAGTGGCCAATAACAGTGTGAGTCATCTTTCGAATTATATCACTGTAAACAAAGGACGTAAGGACGGGATAGCTCCGGATATGGGAGTTGTTTCCGAACGCGGAGTTGTTGGGATTGTTTCAACAGTGGCAGATCATTTTTCAGTAGTTATTCCGTTACTCAATCCTAAGTCTAGACTTAGTTGCAAGGTGTTGGGGAGTAGCTATTTCGGTTCATTAAGCTGGGACGGGCGTAATACACGTTATGCCAATCTGGAAGAACTGCCGAGGCATGTGGAGTTTCAGAAAGGCGACACGATTGTGACCAGTGGTTTTTCAAGTGTATTCCCTGCGGGGATTATAGTCGGAACAGTTGCTGATTTTGAAAAACAGCATGACGATAACTTCTTTACACTGAAAGTCGAACTGGCAACGGATTTCCAATCGTTGAATAACGTCCGTATCATAAAAAATTTTAATCAGGAAGAACAGATAAGGGTAGAACAAGAAGCAAGAAGAAATGATTAA
- the purH gene encoding bifunctional phosphoribosylaminoimidazolecarboxamide formyltransferase/IMP cyclohydrolase: protein MAATKRIKRALVSVFHKEGLDEILKKLHSEGVSFVSTGGTQTFIESLGIPCDAVEDLTGYPSILGGRVKTLHPKVFGGILNRRDNDGDKAQIAEYEIPEIDLVIVDLYPFEETVASGAEEQAIIEKIDIGGISLIRAAAKNFKDVVIVASKAQYQPLMQVLNEKGAETSLEDRKWFAKEAFAVSSGYDSAIFNYFDGREGSHFRAAVDQPMNLRYGENPHQAAKFYGKFSDMFDQIHGKEISYNNLLDIDAAVSLIDEFNELTFAILKHNNACGIASRPTVLEAWKDALAGDPVSAFGGILIANSAIDKEVAEEINKIFFEVIIAPEYTKDALEVLMQKKNRIILIRKETKTCPMQFRSLLNGALMQEKDLSIQTVADLEPMTDKHPSSQEVEDLLFANKLVKHSKSNAITLVKNKQLCASGIGQTSRVDSLKQAIEKANSFEFDLKGAVMASDAFFPFPDCVEIADKAGITAVIQPGGSVNDKLSVEYCNAHGLAMVKTGVRHFKH, encoded by the coding sequence ATGGCTGCAACAAAACGTATTAAGCGTGCATTAGTCTCTGTATTCCATAAAGAGGGACTGGATGAAATCTTAAAAAAGCTTCATAGCGAGGGCGTTAGCTTCGTTTCAACAGGGGGAACACAAACATTTATCGAATCATTAGGCATTCCTTGTGATGCGGTGGAAGACCTGACCGGATATCCTTCAATTTTAGGAGGACGTGTTAAGACTCTTCACCCGAAAGTTTTCGGTGGCATCCTTAACCGTAGAGACAATGATGGCGACAAAGCACAGATTGCAGAATATGAAATTCCTGAAATTGACTTGGTGATTGTAGACTTGTATCCGTTTGAAGAAACAGTAGCTTCTGGTGCGGAAGAACAGGCAATCATCGAAAAGATAGATATAGGTGGTATCTCATTGATCCGTGCCGCTGCAAAGAACTTCAAAGATGTAGTGATCGTAGCATCTAAAGCACAGTATCAGCCTTTGATGCAAGTGCTGAATGAAAAGGGGGCAGAAACTTCCCTGGAAGACCGTAAATGGTTTGCCAAAGAAGCTTTTGCTGTTTCATCAGGCTATGATTCTGCTATCTTCAATTATTTTGACGGACGTGAAGGCTCACACTTCCGTGCAGCCGTAGACCAGCCGATGAACCTGCGTTATGGTGAAAATCCTCACCAGGCCGCTAAGTTCTATGGTAAGTTCAGCGATATGTTCGACCAGATACACGGTAAAGAGATTTCTTACAATAACTTGTTGGATATCGATGCTGCTGTCAGCCTGATCGACGAGTTCAATGAATTGACATTCGCTATCCTCAAACATAATAACGCTTGTGGTATCGCATCCCGTCCTACCGTGCTGGAAGCATGGAAAGATGCACTGGCCGGTGACCCGGTTTCTGCATTCGGCGGTATTCTGATTGCCAACAGCGCAATTGATAAAGAAGTAGCTGAAGAGATCAACAAGATTTTCTTCGAAGTGATCATCGCCCCGGAATATACAAAAGACGCTTTGGAAGTATTGATGCAAAAGAAAAACCGCATCATCCTGATCCGTAAGGAAACAAAGACTTGTCCGATGCAGTTCCGTTCACTCTTGAATGGTGCATTAATGCAGGAAAAAGACCTCAGTATCCAGACTGTTGCAGATCTGGAACCGATGACAGACAAACATCCCTCTTCTCAGGAAGTGGAAGACCTGTTGTTCGCTAATAAACTGGTGAAACACAGTAAATCAAACGCTATCACGCTGGTAAAGAATAAACAGCTTTGCGCTAGTGGTATCGGTCAGACATCGCGTGTAGACTCTTTGAAACAGGCTATTGAAAAGGCAAACTCTTTCGAGTTCGATCTGAAAGGTGCCGTTATGGCTTCGGATGCATTCTTCCCATTCCCAGACTGTGTTGAAATTGCTGATAAGGCAGGTATTACTGCTGTTATTCAGCCGGGTGGTTCTGTAAATGACAAGTTGTCCGTTGAGTATTGCAACGCGCATGGCTTGGCTATGGTTAAGACGGGAGTCCGTCATTTCAAACATTAA
- the mreD gene encoding rod shape-determining protein MreD — protein MINNLIRGLLYFVVLVLVQVLILNNIHFLRIATPFLYLYFIIKMPVGSLRDLVVLFSFLIGLVIDLFSNTPGMHAAACTLTGFIREPLIRFYMGKDLPDGIYPSYKTFGYGGFFRYVLSLVLIHHVTLFLIESLTLFDPLFLAIRIGASVITTTLLICTIEAFNIETQKSGD, from the coding sequence ATGATTAATAATTTAATAAGAGGATTGCTTTATTTTGTTGTATTGGTGTTGGTCCAGGTATTGATCTTGAATAATATTCATTTTCTGCGGATCGCAACACCATTCCTGTATCTTTATTTTATTATAAAGATGCCGGTCGGTTCGCTACGCGATCTGGTCGTTCTTTTCTCGTTCCTTATCGGTCTGGTGATCGATTTATTTTCAAATACTCCCGGAATGCATGCAGCAGCATGTACCTTGACCGGATTTATACGTGAACCGCTGATACGTTTTTATATGGGAAAGGATCTTCCGGACGGAATATATCCTTCTTATAAAACATTCGGTTATGGAGGTTTTTTCCGGTATGTACTGTCGTTAGTGCTGATTCATCATGTAACGCTGTTTCTGATCGAATCGCTGACCTTATTCGATCCGTTATTCCTTGCTATCCGTATCGGAGCGAGTGTAATAACGACTACATTATTAATTTGTACAATAGAAGCATTCAATATAGAGACCCAAAAGAGTGGAGACTAA